Proteins found in one Mucilaginibacter gracilis genomic segment:
- a CDS encoding IS1182 family transposase has translation MGAKVVFKPYDPDQLTFLPYKLEELVPEGHPVRIVKQVVDLIDVKPINRKYKGGGASSFHPRLMLKLLVYGYLTNTYSSRKLEDQAAQNVHFMWLLGMKKPDHNTINRFRSEKLSGILKQIFSQIVLLLAEQGIVSLKETVFTDGTKIESVANKYTFVWGKSIKNSKEKIKSQLDELWKYAQGLAAEELKDTTPISFEEINPEKVKETIAKIDAALNDKEEVSKQVKQKLNYARKNWPANLERYDQQEKQLGIRNSFSKTDPDATFMRMKEDHMLNGQLKPGYNLQISTQDQFILNYSLHQTSTDYQTLPSHIDQYEALYNTLPQAVVADAGYGSDENYGILQQKGIEAYIKYNTFDKEQKEGIKAFSNDSLHYNEGENYLTCPMGQRMAHIGDGQRITTSGHVQLISRYQAKNCNNCPMRGVCHSGQGNRIVEVNHSLRKHKQEAKERLNTEQGIKYRKRRPADVEPVFAQLKHNHGFRRFLLKGMSKTEVEIGLLSIAHNLRKWKA, from the coding sequence ATGGGAGCGAAAGTAGTTTTTAAGCCATATGACCCTGACCAGTTAACATTTTTACCGTATAAACTGGAGGAGTTAGTACCTGAGGGCCACCCGGTACGCATAGTCAAACAAGTAGTTGACTTGATAGACGTTAAACCGATCAACCGCAAGTATAAAGGCGGCGGGGCATCAAGCTTCCATCCGCGGCTGATGCTGAAACTGCTGGTGTATGGTTACCTGACCAATACCTATTCATCAAGAAAGCTGGAAGACCAGGCGGCACAGAACGTCCACTTTATGTGGCTGTTGGGGATGAAGAAGCCCGATCACAATACCATAAACCGTTTCCGGAGCGAAAAGCTGTCGGGTATCTTAAAGCAGATCTTCTCTCAGATTGTACTGCTGTTGGCAGAACAGGGTATCGTTTCGCTTAAAGAGACTGTGTTTACCGATGGCACCAAGATCGAATCGGTGGCGAACAAATACACCTTTGTATGGGGCAAAAGCATCAAGAACAGTAAAGAGAAGATCAAAAGCCAGCTGGATGAACTATGGAAGTACGCGCAAGGCCTTGCGGCAGAAGAACTAAAAGATACCACGCCAATATCTTTTGAAGAGATCAACCCTGAAAAAGTAAAAGAAACCATAGCTAAGATCGATGCCGCTTTGAACGACAAGGAAGAAGTAAGCAAGCAGGTCAAACAAAAGCTGAACTATGCCAGAAAGAACTGGCCTGCAAACCTGGAACGTTATGACCAGCAGGAAAAGCAGTTAGGTATCCGTAACAGCTTTTCAAAGACCGACCCGGATGCGACTTTTATGCGGATGAAGGAAGACCACATGCTGAACGGGCAGCTTAAACCTGGATATAACCTACAAATATCCACACAAGATCAGTTCATCCTTAACTACAGCCTGCATCAAACCTCTACCGATTATCAGACCCTGCCATCTCACATAGACCAATACGAAGCACTATACAACACACTTCCCCAAGCAGTTGTGGCCGATGCCGGCTACGGTTCAGACGAGAACTACGGCATCTTACAGCAAAAAGGCATCGAAGCCTATATCAAGTACAATACGTTCGACAAAGAACAAAAGGAAGGCATCAAAGCGTTCAGTAATGACAGCCTGCATTACAACGAAGGGGAAAACTACCTGACCTGCCCGATGGGCCAGCGGATGGCACATATCGGTGATGGTCAAAGAATAACCACATCGGGCCATGTACAGCTGATCAGCCGTTACCAGGCAAAGAATTGTAATAACTGCCCCATGCGTGGCGTATGCCATAGCGGGCAGGGCAACCGGATCGTTGAGGTGAACCATTCCCTGAGAAAACACAAGCAGGAAGCAAAGGAAAGATTAAATACAGAACAGGGCATCAAATACCGAAAGCGAAGGCCTGCCGATGTGGAACCGGTATTTGCCCAACTGAAGCATAATCATGGCTTCAGGCGCTTTCTGCTGAAAGGCATGTCCAAAACCGAGGTCGAAATAGGCCTGTTATCCATCGCTCATAACCTCAGAAAGTGGAAAGCCTGA